One Cryptococcus tetragattii IND107 chromosome 10, whole genome shotgun sequence DNA segment encodes these proteins:
- a CDS encoding dihydrolipoyl dehydrogenase, with protein sequence MFARQPLSQHLLRPLSRPSSSFSRPSSLPKLAFLQSARGFASASEPYDVVIIGGGPGGYVAAIKAAQLGFKTACIEKRGALGGTCLNVGCIPSKAMLNNSHIFHQTQHDLKNRGIDVSGVQLNLPKMLAAKEASVKALTGGIETYLFKKNGIDYIKGGETQVEAKNVIIATGSEVTPFPGLEIDEERIVSSTGALELKEVPKKMVVIGGGVIGLELGSVWSRLGAEVTVVEYLGAIGAGMDGEIGKQFQRILTKQGFKFKLNTKVVSGHREGDIVKLKVDSAKGGKEETIEADVVLVAIGRRPVTKGLNLEVIGVETDKKGRIVIDNEFNTSAKGVKCIGDVTFGPMLAHKAEEEGIAAVEILKTGHGHVNYDAIPSVVYTHPEVAWVGKNEEELKAAGIQYKIGKFPFAANSRAKTNQDSEGFVKFIVEKETDQVLGCHIIGPNAGEMIASATLALEYKASAEDIARTCHAHPTLSEAFKEAALASYDKTINF encoded by the exons ATGTTCGCCAGACAGCCCCTC TCACAACACCTCCTCCGTCCCCTTTCCcgcccctcttcttccttttcccgtCCTTCCAGCCTCCCTAAACTTGCTTTCCTCCAATCCGCCCGTGGTTtcgcttctgcttctgaACCGTACGACGTAGTCATCATCGGTGGTGGACCTGGTGGATATGTTGCTGCTATCAAGGCTGCTCAGCTCGGTTTCAAG ACCGCTTGTATTGAGAAACGAGGTGCTCTTGGTGGCACTTGTTTGAACGTCGGTTGTATCCCTTCCAAAGCAAT GCTTAACAACTCGcacatcttccatcaaaCTCAGCATGATCTCAAGAACCGTGGTATTGATGTTTCTGGTGTTCAGCTCAACCTTCCCAAGATGCTTGCCGCCAAGGAGGCGTCTGTCAAAGCACTTACCGGTGGTATCGAGACCTATCTCTTCAAGAAGAACGGCATCGATTACATCAAGG GCGGCGAGACCCAAGTTGAGGCAAAGAACGTTATCATTGCCACTGGCTCTGAAGTAACACCGTTTCCTGGTTTGGAAATTGACGAGGAGAGGATTGTCAGCTCCACTGGTGCTTTGgagttgaaagaggtgcCCAAGAAG ATGGTCGTCATTGGCGGTGGTGTCATTGGTCTTGAACTCGGCTCCGTTTGGTCTAGATTAGGTGCCGAGGTCACGGTTGTCGAATATCTGGGAGCTATCGGCGCCGGTATGGATGGCGAGATTGG CAAGCAGTTCCAGAGAATCCTCACCAAACAGGGCTTCAagttcaagctcaacacTAAGGTTGTTTCCGGCCATAGGGAGGGTGACatcgtcaagctcaaggtcgATTCTGCCAAGGGCGGCAAGGAGGAAACCATTGAGGCCGACGTTGTGCTCGTCGCCATTGGTCGACGACCCGTTACTAAGGGTCTCAATCTCGAAGTGATAGGTGTTGAAACTgacaagaagggaaggattgTCATTGATAACGAGTTTAACACCAGCGCCAAGGGTGTTAAGTGCATCGGCGACGTTACTTTTGGCCCCATGCTTGCCCACaaggctgaggaggagg GTATCGCTGCCGTCGAAATTCTCAAGACCGGCCATGGCCATGTCAATTACGATGCCATCCCATCTGTTGTTTACACTCATCCCGAGGTCGCTTGGGTTGGTaaaaatgaggaagaactCAAGGCAGCTGGAATTCAATACAAGATCGGCAAATTTCCTTTTGCTGCCAACTCTAGGGCCAAGACGAACCAGGACTCTGA GGGCTTTGTGAAATTT AtcgttgagaaggagactGATCAAGTTCTCGGTTGTCATATCATCGGCCCTAACGCGGGTGAAATGATTGCCTCTGCCACCCTTGCCCTCGAGTACAAGGCGTCTGCTGAGGATATCGCCCGGACATGCCACGCCCACCCCACATTGTCAGAGG CCTTCAAGGAGGCGGCTTTGGCATCCTACGACAAGACCATCAACTTTTAA